From Lepisosteus oculatus isolate fLepOcu1 chromosome 8, fLepOcu1.hap2, whole genome shotgun sequence, one genomic window encodes:
- the LOC102696772 gene encoding magnesium transporter protein 1: MYTIKALVRSLLKSGDMALCKVLYITVLILVLCGISTHGQKKKEAMLSEKVGQLMDWAGKRAVIRMNGEKFRRFVKAPPRNYSVVVMFTALQPQRQCGVCKQADEEYQILANSWRYSSAFTNKIFFATVDFDDGSDVFHMLNMNSAPTFMHFPPKGKPKRADTYELQVRGFAAEQISRWIADRTDVNIRVIRPPNYAGPLMLGFLLAVIGGLVYLRRNNLEFLYNKNAWAFAALCFVLIMTSGQMWNHIRGPPYAHKNPHTGQVSYIHGSSQAQFVAETHIVLLFNSAVTLGMVLLHEAATSDMEIGKRKIMCVAGVALVVFFFSWLLSIFRAKYHGYPYSFLLS, translated from the exons ATGTATACGATTAAAGCACTAGTTCGGTCTCTTTTGAAAAGTGGAGACATGGCTTTGTGTAAAGTTTTGTATATAACCGTTTTAATTTTAGTACTCTGCGGAATATCTACACAtggacagaagaaaaaagag gcAATGCTGTCCGAGAAGGTGGGACAGTTGATGGACTGGGCTGGTAAAAGAGCGGTCATTCGTATGAATGGGGAGAAGTTTCGACGGTTTGTGAAAGCGCCCCCGAGGAACTACTCTGTGGTGGTCATGTTTACTGCTCTGCAGCCTCAGAGGCAGTGTGGGGTGTGCAA GCAGGCAGATGAAGAATATCAGATCCTGGCCAATTCGTGGCGTTACTCTAGTGCCTTCACCAACAAGATCTTTTTTGCAACTGTTGACTTTGATGATGGCTCAGACGTGTTTCACATG CTGAATATGAACTCTGCACCCACGTTCATGCACTTTCCCCCGAAAGGAAAGcccaaaagagctgacacataCGAGCTCCAGGTGCGAGGATTTGCAGCTGAACAGATTTCCCGTTGGATTGCTGACAGAACTGACGTCAAT ATCCGAGTTATCAGGCCTCCAAATTACGCTGGTCCTCTGATGCTAGGCTTCCTGCTTGCTGTGATTGGAGGGCTTGTGTATCTCAGAAGAAATAACCTGGAGTTTCTCTACAATAAAAATGCCTGGGCATTCGCTGCTTTA TGCTTTGTCCTGATCATGACTTCAGGACAGATGTGGAACCACATTCGTGGCCCTCCGTATGCTCACAAGAATCCGCACACGGGACAAGTG AGTTACATCCATGGCAGCAGTCAGGCCCAGTTTGTTGCTGAAACTCATATTGTTCTGTTGTTCA ATTCTGCTGTCACCTTGGGAATGGTACTTTTGCATGAAGCAGCAACTTCAGATATGGAAATTGGAAAAAGGAAGA TCATGTGTGTTGCTGGCGTTGCGTTGGTGGTGTTTTTCTTTAGCTGGTTGTTGTCGATTTTCAGAGCCAAATACCATGGATATCCTTACAG